The DNA window CCATCGCCGACGTTACCGTTGAGCGGCGGGAAGTAGTAGTTCAGGTCACCGGTGGCCTGGAAGGCGAAGCCCAGGCTGGCATCGACGTAAGAGTAGCTGGTGCCGCTGAACGAACCGCCGCCATAGAAGCCGCCGGTATTGTTGGGGTGGGAACCTTCGAGGCCGTTGTTCTGGAAGGCGATCAGCACATCGTACAAGCTATCGTTCAGACCAGTACCATCTGGGAACCAATTTTCATCGTAGGAAGAGATGGATGCTGCCATTTCGCATTACTCCAATAGTTTCAATAGTCGATGCCGAAGAATGTCTTCGACACCCTCGACGGCGGCCGGTCGGACGCCGTACATGCGAATCGCCTCGCATGTCCTTATCGCCTCGTAGACCCTAGAACAGGATCTCGAAGCCCATCTGCACCGTGCGCCCCGGCGCCCAGGTGCGCGCCAACGCGTCGGAGTAGCCGTCCAGGTACATCCGGTCGGTGACGTTGTCGATCGAGGCCATCAGCTTGACGTTGGGGTTGAGCAGATAGCTGCCGTACCAGTCCCAGGTGGTAGTGGTGTACCAGGTCTGGCCGCCGCCGGTGGAGCGGTTGTACCAGCCGCTGCCGCTGTAGTTGAAACGCACCCCGGTATCGAGCCGCCGATCGAACAGCCGCACGCCGAGGTTGGCGGTGCCCTTGTCGACCGGCATTGCGACTACGCTGTTGTAGGCCAGGTTGCCGCAGCGCACCTCGTTATCGAGGCTCTCCTCGTAGGAGTCATAGCCATCCGCGACCGCCTGCTGGTGTTCCTCGGTCATCGAACCGTCTTCGTTGGGCTGGTCATATTGGGAAATACCGCTACCCAGCCACCACCGCCTCTGGCAGAAGGTATTGGGGCCGCCGACATAGTGGGTGTAGGTGGCGCCGCCATAGATCCAGCCGGCGTCGTAGCGACTCTCCAGCTCGATACCGCGAAAGCGGGTCTGGGCCAGGTTGTTGTTGAACACCAGCCTACCCAGGCCGCCGGCGATTTCTCCTGGTACCTGGTTCTGGATCGAGGTGAACAGGTAGTTGTCCGCCTTGGTATCGAAATAGCTCAGCTTGGCGAACAGCATATCGCCCTGGGTGAACAGGTCGCGGAAGGTGGTGTTCGCCCCGACCTCCCAGCTGGTGGTGGTCTCCGGCTCGGCGTAGGGGTTGGGGTACATACTGGCGAAGGGGTCCCCGGGGTGGCTGCCGGCCATCAGCGACTCATTGATCGCCGGCGGACGCCACGACTTGCCCCAATTGGCGTAGAGCTCGAGCCAGCTGGCCGGGCGGATCGCCGCCCCCAGCGAGGGCAGGAACTTATCCTCGGAGCGATCGACGTGGTAGTCGTTGAGCACCTGCTCGTCTTCCCAGCCCGGTGCGTAGTAGCCGCGAGTCCAGTACAAGTCCCCTGCATAGGCGATGGCCCCCTGCTCGCCGCCTGAGCGTGCCGCCTCGCAGGCGGCCACGCTATATGCACTGGATCGATTGCAGTTGTAGTTAATGAAACGGTCGAGCCGGCTGACATAGTTGCTCTCGGTTCCCCATACCTGGGTATCCCCCTTGAGCCAGTAGCGGTCGTAGCGCAGCCCGGCGGAGAGGGTGTAGAAGTCGTCCTCGAGGGTCAGGTTGGTGAACAGGCTGCCCATGGTGCGCCTGCCCATAGGGTTCAGCGTATCCCCCGCCGCGGCGCTGACCTGGCGCCCTTCGCGGTCGGTAGTGATCCACGACTCAGCGCGATCCTGGAAGTACTCGAGCCCGTAGTTGGCGCGCAGCTGGGTGGTCTGATTGAGCTGCCAGCGCGAGGTATTGTCGATCTGCAGTCCATAGGTCTCCATCTCGATGCGCTGGTTGCGGCCAGTACCGTAGCTGCAGGAGCTCGCCCATGAGTCCGGAATCGGATCCAGGTCGCAGTAGCCGTAGTCCCAGGCGTAATCGACCAGTACGGAGCCGCTCGCCGGATAGGTAGGGTTGCTGTAGTTGCGGTTTTTGGTATCGACGTAGTAGAGCTTGACGTTGAGATCGATCAGGTCGTTGTCGCTCGGGTTCCACTTGTAGTCGAGGCCGAAGTTTTCAGACTCGACCCTGGAGCTGCCGAGGCTGCGCCAGGGGGTGCCACTTGCCTGCAG is part of the Halotalea alkalilenta genome and encodes:
- a CDS encoding TonB-dependent receptor, with the translated sequence MSVREMTAQRQPWAPNKLRLAVTLAMALGVGLGVAPVLAQTAPSAQESAFSAEYDFDIPAQPRLAALGAFTATTGLSLIRPSDQAIAGQAPALQGQMSAALALDRLLEGSGLRALVQPGGEVLLEPLPSAGAARLEQLTVTARRDDWVYQTPRSVSVITREQMDRLPVRHAAELLEETPGVTSAVNRLNPGLSINIRGMQDFGRVNMMIDGMRQNFVSNGHQQRNGEMYVDSELLSGATVERGPRADVHGAGAIAGQVNFSTLDFDDLIKPGRDFGGRLRGNTGLGGEGNGVDFIGSLAVAGRIDDRLELLAARSRRSIGDYDIGRHGGNGLNRAWTDTGYDGYYDSVKFADQQQDSQLFKAKYKISPEQSIQFSYIGTEISYANTTDADTSLQASGTPWRSLGSSRVESENFGLDYKWNPSDNDLIDLNVKLYYVDTKNRNYSNPTYPASGSVLVDYAWDYGYCDLDPIPDSWASSCSYGTGRNQRIEMETYGLQIDNTSRWQLNQTTQLRANYGLEYFQDRAESWITTDREGRQVSAAAGDTLNPMGRRTMGSLFTNLTLEDDFYTLSAGLRYDRYWLKGDTQVWGTESNYVSRLDRFINYNCNRSSAYSVAACEAARSGGEQGAIAYAGDLYWTRGYYAPGWEDEQVLNDYHVDRSEDKFLPSLGAAIRPASWLELYANWGKSWRPPAINESLMAGSHPGDPFASMYPNPYAEPETTTSWEVGANTTFRDLFTQGDMLFAKLSYFDTKADNYLFTSIQNQVPGEIAGGLGRLVFNNNLAQTRFRGIELESRYDAGWIYGGATYTHYVGGPNTFCQRRWWLGSGISQYDQPNEDGSMTEEHQQAVADGYDSYEESLDNEVRCGNLAYNSVVAMPVDKGTANLGVRLFDRRLDTGVRFNYSGSGWYNRSTGGGQTWYTTTTWDWYGSYLLNPNVKLMASIDNVTDRMYLDGYSDALARTWAPGRTVQMGFEILF